CATCCTGTCCACGCTGATCCGGCTGGACGGCGGCCGCGCCACCGTGGCCGGACTGGACGTGGTCCGGCACGCGCGCGAGGTGCGGTCGAGGATCGGCCTCACCGGCCAGTACGCCGCCGTCGACGAGGTCCTCACCGGCCGGCAGAACCTGGAGATGTTCGGCCGGCTGTTCCACCTCGGCGGAAAGCGGGCCAAGCAGCGGGCCGCCGAGCTCCTCGCGCAGTTCGACCTCACCGACGCCGCCGACAAGGGCGTCGGCAAGTACAGCGGCGGCATGCGGCGCCGGCTCGACCTCGCCGCCTCCATGATCCTCGCGCCCGCCGTGCTCTTCCTCGACGAGCCGACGACGGGACTCGACCCCCGTAGCCGGGGCGAAGTGTGGGAATCCGTACGGGCGTTGGTGGCGAGCGGCACCACGGTCCTGCTGACCACCCAGTACCTGGAGGAGGCCGACAAGCTCGCCTCCCGCATCACCGTCATCGACCAGGGCCGGGCCATCGCCGACGACACCCCGGACGGACTCAAGGACCGCGTCGGCGGCGACCGTATCGAGGTCGTGGTCGCCGAGCGGACCGACATCCCGCGCGTGGTGAAGGTCGTCGCCCGGGTCTCCGACGGCGAACCCGAGGCGGAGGAGGGGGAGTTGCGGGTGCACGCCCCCGTCGTCGACCGGGTCTCCGCACTCACCGAGGTCGCCCGCACCCTCCAGGACGAGGGCGTGCGGGTCGAGGACATCGGACTGCGCAGGCCGAGCCTCGACGACGTGTTCCTGCGCCTGACCGGACACCGCACGGAGAAGGAGACAGCGGCATGAGCACCATGGAGGCCACCCGCGGCCGCACCTACTGGGTCCTCGCCGACGTCTGGAACATCGTCCGCCGCGGCCTCACCCACTACCAGCGCCAACCCGTCAACATCGCCTGGCAGTTGGGCTTCCCGATCCTCTCCGTCCTGCTCTACGGCTATGTCTTCGGCAGCGCCATGCAGGTGCCCGGCGGCGGGGACTACAAGGACTTCCTGATGCCCGGCATGTTCGTGATGACGATGGCCTTCGGCTTCATCAACACCGCGACCCTGGTGGTGTACGACGCCACGAAGGGCGTGATCGACCGGTTCCGCTCGATGCCGATGGCCTCCTCCGCGGTGGTCGCGGGGCGCGGGGTGACCGATCTGCTCGTCGCCTGCGCCGAGTTGGCGATCATGATGCTGACCGCGGTGGCGATGGGCTGGCGTCCCGACGGCGGGCTGGGTTTCCTGGCCGCCTTCGGACTGCTGCTGTGGCTGCGGTTCGCACTGATCTGGATCGGGGTGTGGCTGGGCCTGATGGTCCCCAACCCGGAGGCGGCGGGCGGGCTGTTCGCGGTCGCGTTCCCCCTCACGATGATCTCCAGCATCTTCGTCGCGCCGCAGCTGATGCCCGACTGGCTGGGCGCGGTGGCCGCGTGGAACCCGATCTCGTCCACGGCGGCGGCCACCCGCGACCTGTTCGGGACGCCGGTCGGCGGCGGGGACTCCTGGGTCGAGCAGCACGCGCTGCTGATGGCCGGGGTGTGGCCGGTGGTGCTCACGGCGATCTTCCTGCCGTTGGCGGTGCGGAGGTTCCAGAAGCTCAGTAGGTAGCGTCCTGCGTCTTGACGTGTTCATGTGACCTGACTTCCATGGGAGGAGCAGGATGATGGGAGCGCTCCCATCAGGTTCCGGGCCTGCTCCCCCTTCGAGAGGAAGCAGCGAACATGTTCCGCAGCTTGCGAAGAGCGCTGTGCGCGGCGGCGCTTCTGTTACCGCTCCTGGTCGGAGCGCAGACGGCACACGCGGCCGAGACGAAGGCCGACGCCGGGGCCGGTTACTGGCACACCAGCGGCCGCCAGATCCTGGACGCGTCCGGGCAGCCGGTCCGGATCGCCGGGATCAACTGGTTCGGCTTCGAGACCTCCAACCACGTCGTCCACGGCCTCTGGTCCCGCGACTACAAGTCCATGATCGACCAGATGAAGTCGCTGGGCTACAACACGATCCGGATCCCGTTCAGCGACGACATCTTCAAGGCGGGGACCGTCCCCAACAGCATCGACTTCTCCAGCGGCAAGAACGCCGACCTCCAGGGACTCAGCTCCCTCGGCGTACTGGACAGGATCGTGTCGTACGCCGGCCAGGACGGCCTCAAGGTCATCCTCGACCGGCACCGCCCGGACTCCGGCGGCCAGTCGGCGCTCTGGTACACGGCCGCGGTGCCGGAGTCGACGTGGATCGCCAACCTCAAGGCGCTGGCCACGCGTTACAAGGGCCAGGACACGGTCGTGGGCATCGATCTGCACAACGAGCCGCACGACCCGGCGTGTTGGGGCTGCGGGGACACCGCCACGGACTGGCGTCTGGCCGCCCAGCGGGCCGGGAACGCGGTGCTCGGGATCAACCCGGACCTGCTGATCTTCGTCGAGGGCGTGCAGACCTTCAACGGTGTCTCGGGCTGGTGGGGCGGCAACCTGATGGGGGTCGCGCAGTACCCGGTGCAGCTGAGCGTGGCGAACCGGGTCGTGTACTCGGCCCACGACTACGCGACGAGCGTGGCCCAGCAGAGCTGGTTCAGCGATCCGTCGTTCCCCGCCAACATGCCGGGGATCTGGGACAAGTACTGGGGCTACATCTTCAAGCAGAACATCGCGCCGGTGTGGGTGGGCGAGTTCGGGACCACCCTCCAGTCGACCGTGGACCAGAAGTGGCTGGCGGCGCTGGTGTCGTACCTGCGCCCGACCTCGACGTACGGCGCCGACTCCTTCCACTGGACCTTCTGGTCGTGGAACCCCAACTCCGGTGACACGGGCGGGATCCTGAAGGACGACTGGCAGACCGTGGACACGGTGAAGGACGGCTACCTGGCGAGCGTGAAGGCGCCGGGCTTCCCGGGCTCGGGCGGCGGCGACCCCGGCGGTCCGGGTGACCCGGGCGGCGGCACGGCGGCCTGCACCGCCACCTACTCGGTCAGCAGCGACTGGGGGAGCGGCTTCAACGCCGAAGTGAAGGTGACCAACTCCGGCTCGACGGCGCTGAGTTCCTGGAAGGTCACCTGGACCTGGCCGGGCGCCCAGAAGGTCGGCTCCATGTGGAACGCGTCGTACACCCAGACCAGCTCGACCGTGACCGCCACGAACGCCTCGCACAACGGGTCCATCCCGGCGGGCGGTTCGGCGACCTTCGGCTTCGGGGGCACGCCGGGGGGCGGGGGCGTGCCGAGCGTGAGCTGCACGGCTGCGTGAAAGGAGGGGCGCCCGGCCACCCTCGGGCGCTCTGCCTTTCTCGTACGTACTGCTTCACACGCACCGTCGTACCGGGTCATCGGACGTCTGTGCGCGCCGGCAGAAGGCGTGCGGCGAGGTCACACGCTTCGCTCGGCCGGTACGGGACCAACCGGGCGGCGCGCGTCACATGTCCTGGGTGTCTCGCGGGTGGTGCTACTTCTTTCGGGCCTTGCTCACCAGGAACGCCACCCCGACGATGACCACCAGGGCGACAGCGATGATCCAGAAAGGCGGAGTGCCGTCTCCGGCGCCCTTGGCCAGAAGCTGGGGGTGTGACATGTAGTCCTCCTGTCTGCCGGTTGTCCCTTGTCGGTGCCTGATTCAGGACGCTGGTGGCGGCTTTCTCCCCCAGTTCGCCCGCGCCGTATCCGACGCCGAACCAGGTAGCGCCAACAGCCAGTCCGCCCACGCCCGCCGTGGCCAGGCCGACACCGGTGGCCAAGGCGTCGCCGATCCAAAGGAGTTTCAAATCTTTCGTTCAGGTGTTTCTCATCCGAAGATTTCTTCGACATGATGCGGCTCCATGACAAGAAGCGCAGTTGTGCTGTGCGGTGCGACCGTCGTTCTCGCGGGGGCCGTCACGGCCGTTCCCGCCGAGGCCGGTACGTCCCGCACCGTCTCGCCCGCCCAGGCGGCGGCGAAGGTCAGCTGGAAGAAGTGCGGTACCGACGACTACCCGACGCTCCAGTGCGGGTCGGTGAAGGTGCCGCTCGACTACGCCCACCCCAAGGGGCGCCAGATAACCCTGGCCCTGTCCCGGGTGCCGCACACCGCGAAGAAGTACCAGGGGCCACTCCTGGTCAACCCGGGCGGGCCCGGCGGCAGCGGTCTCACCCTCGCCGGGTTCGTCGCCTCGAACCTGCCCAAGGCGGTCGCTGCCCAGTACGACGTCATCGGCTTCGACCCGCGCGGCGTCGGCCGGAGCAAGCCCGCCCTCGACTGCGTGCCGGGCTACTTCAACCCGGTGCGCCCCCCGAGCGTCCCGAGCACGCCCGCGATCGAGAAGGCCAACCTGGAGCGCGCCAAGTCCTTCGCCGCCGCGTGCGGGCGCAAGTACGCCGACGTGCTGCCGTACATCAACACGATCAACGCCGTGAAGGACATGGACTCGATCCGCAGGTCCCTCGGCGCGAAGAAGATCAACTACTTCGGCTACTCGTACGGCACCTACCTCGGCCAGGTCTACGCGAAGCTCTTCCCGGGCAACGTGCGCCGCCTGGTGCTGGACTCGATCGTCGACCCGGACGGCGTCTGGTACGACGCCAACATCTCGCAGGACTACGCCTTCGACGCCCGCCAGAAGGCCCTGATGGAGTGGATCGCGAAGTACGACTCCACGTACAAGCTCGGCACGGACCCGGCCAGGATCGAGGCCAAGTGGTACGCGATGCAGGCCCAGTTGGCGAAGACGCCGGCCGGCGGCAAGGTGGGCGCGGCCGAGCTGGAGGACACCTTCATCCCGGGCGGCTACTACAACGGCTACTGGCCCGACCTGGCCAAGGCGTTCGCCGCGTACGTGAACGACAAGAACGCCGCCCCGCTGGTCGAGGCGTACGAGAACCTCGCCGCGATCGACGCCTCCGGTGACAACGGCTACAGCATCTACACCGCCGTGCAGTGCCGTGACGCCTCCTGGCCGCGCGACTGGAAGCAGTGGCAGAAGGACAACTGGGCCGTGTACAAGAAGGCTCCCTTCATGGCCTGGAGCAACGCCTGGTACAACGCGCCGTGCGCGTTCTGGCCCACGAAGACCCTGAAGCCGGTGAACGTCGCCAACTCCAAGCTCCCGCCGGTGCTCCTGTTCCAGGCGACGAACGACGCGGCCACGCCGTACCAGGGCGGCGTCACCGTCCACCGTCTGCTCAAGCACTCCAGCCTGGTCGTCGAGCAGGGCGGCGGCAACCACGGCATCACCCTGAGCGGCAACGCCTGCCTCGACAAGTACCTCGCCAAGTACCTGACCGACGGCACGGTCCCGCGCGGCCACGGCACGGCCGACGCGGTCTGCAAGAAGCTCCCCGACCCGAAGCCGGCGGCGGCCCAGCCGACCACGGCGTCGGCCCTGACCGGCGCCTCCACGCCGGCCACGGCGACCCAGGGCGGCGACGAGCTGCACCAGCTGCTCGGCTTCCGCGGCTGACCGCCAGCCGACAGACGACGAGGGGCGCCCGGCGAACACCGGGCGCCCCTCGTCGTCGTAACGCCTGAAACGGCTACAGCTTCTCGATGACGTAGTCGATGCACTTCGTCAGGGCCTCGACGTCCGCCGGGTCGATGGCCGGGAACATCGCGACGCGCAGCTGGTTGCGGCCGAGCTTGCGGTAGGGCTCGGTGTCGACGATGCCGTTGGCGCGCAGGACCTTGGCGATCGCGGCGGCGTCGATGTCGTCGGAGAAGTCGATCGTGCCGATGACCTGGGAGCGCTTGGCCGGGTCGGTGACGAACGGGGTCGCGTGCTTGGACTCCTCCGCCCAGCTGTACAGCCGCGTCGAGGAGTCCTTGGTGCGGGCCGTCGACCAGGCGAGGCCGCCCTGGCCGTTGATCCACTCCAGCTGCTGGTTCAGCAGGAAGAGGGTCGCGAGGGCCGGGGTGTTGTACGTCTGGTTCTTGCGGGAGTTGTCGATCGCCGTGGGCAGCGAGAAGAACTCCGGGACGTGGCGGCCGGACGCGTGGATCCGCTCGGCGCGCTCGATCGCGGCCGGGGAGAACACGCCGATCCACAGGCCGCCGTCGGAGGCGAAGGACTTCTGCGGGGCGAAGTAGTAGACGTCCGTCTCCGACACGTCCACCGGGAGGCCGCCGGCGCCGCTCGTCGCGTCGACCAGGACCAGGGCGCCGGAGTCCGCGCCCGCGACCCGCCGGATCGGGGCGGCGACGCCCGTCGACGTCTCGTTGTGGGTGAAGGCGTACACGTCGACGCCCGCCTCGGCTTGCGGCTCGGGGTGCGTGCCGGGGTCGGAGGCGATGACGGTGGGCTCGGCCAGCCAGGGCGCGAGCTTGGACGCCTTCGCGAACTTCGACGAGAACTCGCCGAAGTTCAGATGCTGCGACTTGTTCTCGATCAGGCCGTGCGTCGCCACGTCCCAGAACGCGGTGGAACCGCCGTTGCCGAGGACGACCTCGTAGCCCTCGGGCAGCGAGAACAGCTCGGAGATGCCCTCACGCACCTGGCCGACCAGGTTCTTCACCGGGGCCTGGCGGTGGGAGGTCCCGAGCAGGGACGTACCGGTCGCGGCGAGGGCGTCGAGCGCCTCGACCCGCACCTTGGAGGGGCCCGCGCCGAAACGTCCGTCGGCGGGCTTGATGTCAGCGGGAATCTGGATCTCAGCCACGGACCGAGGTTAGCCGCTGCGGGAAACCTGGTGGAAACCTCGTCCGTCGGCTGAGACGTCGATGCCCGCACGGGCTGGGAGGGTGGACCCATGACAGGTCTGGAAGCGGAGCTGCGCAGAGCCGTGCGGGGGGACGTCGGCTTCGACGTCACCTCCCGGGCGCTGACCACGATGGACGCCTCCAACTACCGGCGCGTCCCGCTCGGGGTCGTCGCACCGCGGGACGCCGACGACGTGGCCGCCGTACTGGAGGTCTGTCGCTCGCACGGAGTACCCGTCGTGCCCCGCGGCGGCGGCACGTCCATCGCCGGGCAGGCCACCGGCACCGGAGTCGTCCTCGACTTCACCCGGCACATGAACCAGCTCGTGTCCCTCGACCCCGGGGCGCGCACCGCCGTCGTGCAGCCGGGCCTGGTCCTCGACCGCCTCCAGGACGCGGCCGCCCCGCACGGACTGCGGTTCGGGCCGGACCCCTCCACCCACAGCCGCTGCACGCTCGGCGGGATGATCGGCAACAACTCCTGCGGATCGCACTCGGTGGCCTGGGGCACCACCGCCGACAGCGTGCGCGAGCTGGACGTGATCACCGCGCGCGGGCAGCGGCTGCGGCTCGGGCAGGAGTGGGCCGGGGCGCCCGCGGGCCTGCGGGAGCTCGTCGACGGCGACCTCGCACGGCTGCGGACCGGGTTCCCCGACCTGCCCCGCCGCATCTCCGGGTACGCGCTGGACGCCCTGCTGCCGGAGCACCGGGCCGATGTCGCCCGGTCGTTCTGCGGCAGCGAGGGCACGCTCGGCGTCCTCACCGAGGCGGTCGTACGGCTGGTGGAGGCGCCCCGAGCGCGTGCCCTCGCGGTGCTCGGGTACGCGGACGAGGGCGCGGCCGCCGAGGCCGCCGCCGGGCTGCTGGCGCACCGCCCCCTGACGGTGGAGGGCATGGCAGCCGACCTGGTGCCCTCGGCGGCCGCGCTGCCCAGGGGCGGCGCCTGGCTGTTCGTGGAGACCGGCGCGGACAGCGCGGCCGAGGCACGCGCGCGTGCGGAGGAGATCGTGCGCGCCGCCGACGTCCTGGACGCGCTGGTGGTGACCGACCCGGCCGGGCAGCGGGCCCTGTGGCGCATCCGCGAGGACGCCAGCGGTACGGCGACCCGCATGCCCGACGGTTCCGAGGCCTGGCCCGGGTGGGAGGACTGCGCGGTGCCGCCGCGGCGACTGGGCGCCTACCTGCGGGACTTCCGGCGTCTGCTCGGCTCCCACGGCCTGCGCGGCACTCCGTACGGCCACTTCGGCGACGGCTGCATCCACGTCCGCATCGACTTCGACCTGCTGACCGAGCCCGGGGTGGCACGCTTCCGGCGCTTCTCCGAGGAACTCGCCGACCTGGTCGTCGCACACGGCGGCTCGCTGTCCGGCGAGCACGGCGACGGACAGGCGCGCGCCGAACTGCTCCCCAGGATGTACGGCGACGAGCTGGTCGCCCTCTTCGAGCGGACCAAGGGCGTCTGGGACCCGGACGACCTCCTCAACCCCGGCATGCTGGTCCGCCCGGCCCCCCTCGACACGAACCTCCGCTTCGCCGTCCTGCCCCGGAAGCCGGTCGACGTCGCCTTCGGCTACCCGGCCGACGGCGGTGACTTCTCGGCGGCCGTACGGCGCTGCGTCGGGGTCGCGAAATGCCGTACGACAGCGGTGTCCGGGCCCGCCGTCATGTGCCCGTCCTTCCGGGCCACCGGCGAGGAGGCTCATTCCACGCGCGGGCGGGCCAGGCTGCTGCACGAGATGCTGGCCGGAGCGGCGGGCGGCCTGGTGACCGGCGGCTGGCGGTCGACGGAGGTGCGGGACGCCCTCGACCTGTGCCTGTCCTGCAAGGGCTGCCGGTCCGACTGCCCGGTCGGGGTCGACATGGCCACGTACAAGGCGGAGTTCCTGCACCACCACTACGCCGGGCGCCGCCGGCCGGCCGCCCACTACAGCATGGGCCGGCTGCCGGTGTGGCTGCGCCTGGTGGACCGGCTGCGGCTGGCTCCGGTGGTCAACGCCCTCGCCGCCGTACGGCCGTTGGCGGCCGTCGCGAAACGGCTCGGCGGGATCGCGGCCGAGCGGCGGATCCCGCGGCTGGCTCCGGAGACGTTCGGCCGCTGGCTCAGGCGACGGAACCGCACCCGCATGCGCGCGTGGACGGCCGAGGCGCGTGCGGGAGGAGAGCCCGGGCTGCCCCGCCGCATGGTCTTCCTGTGGCCGGACACCTTCACCGAGCACCTTGCGCCGGACGTCGGCCGGGCGGCGGTGCGGGTCCTCGAGGCGGCCGGGATCGGGGCCGTCGAGCTGCCGGGGCGGCCGTGGAAGGTGCGGCGGTCCGAGGGCGGCGAGGTCGAGGGCGTCGGCGCGTCGGCGTCCTGGGGCCGCCCCCGTGTCCGCGCCTGCTGCGGCCTGACGTATCTGTCCACGGGCCAACTCGACCGGGCCCGAGCGGTGTTGCGCCGCACGCTGGACCTGGTGGAGCCGTTCCTGTCGGCGGAATGGGACGACGTGACGGAGCTGCCCGCCTTCGTCGTCCTGGAGCCCAGCTGTGCCGCCGCCCTCCGCACCGACCTGCCCGAGCTGCTGCACGACGACCCGCGGGCCGCCCGGCTCGCCTCGCGTGTCCTCACCTTCGCGGAGGCGCTGGAGCGG
Above is a window of Streptomyces griseorubiginosus DNA encoding:
- a CDS encoding cellulase family glycosylhydrolase, whose protein sequence is MFRSLRRALCAAALLLPLLVGAQTAHAAETKADAGAGYWHTSGRQILDASGQPVRIAGINWFGFETSNHVVHGLWSRDYKSMIDQMKSLGYNTIRIPFSDDIFKAGTVPNSIDFSSGKNADLQGLSSLGVLDRIVSYAGQDGLKVILDRHRPDSGGQSALWYTAAVPESTWIANLKALATRYKGQDTVVGIDLHNEPHDPACWGCGDTATDWRLAAQRAGNAVLGINPDLLIFVEGVQTFNGVSGWWGGNLMGVAQYPVQLSVANRVVYSAHDYATSVAQQSWFSDPSFPANMPGIWDKYWGYIFKQNIAPVWVGEFGTTLQSTVDQKWLAALVSYLRPTSTYGADSFHWTFWSWNPNSGDTGGILKDDWQTVDTVKDGYLASVKAPGFPGSGGGDPGGPGDPGGGTAACTATYSVSSDWGSGFNAEVKVTNSGSTALSSWKVTWTWPGAQKVGSMWNASYTQTSSTVTATNASHNGSIPAGGSATFGFGGTPGGGGVPSVSCTAA
- a CDS encoding ABC transporter permease, whose translation is MSTMEATRGRTYWVLADVWNIVRRGLTHYQRQPVNIAWQLGFPILSVLLYGYVFGSAMQVPGGGDYKDFLMPGMFVMTMAFGFINTATLVVYDATKGVIDRFRSMPMASSAVVAGRGVTDLLVACAELAIMMLTAVAMGWRPDGGLGFLAAFGLLLWLRFALIWIGVWLGLMVPNPEAAGGLFAVAFPLTMISSIFVAPQLMPDWLGAVAAWNPISSTAAATRDLFGTPVGGGDSWVEQHALLMAGVWPVVLTAIFLPLAVRRFQKLSR
- the serC gene encoding phosphoserine transaminase gives rise to the protein MAEIQIPADIKPADGRFGAGPSKVRVEALDALAATGTSLLGTSHRQAPVKNLVGQVREGISELFSLPEGYEVVLGNGGSTAFWDVATHGLIENKSQHLNFGEFSSKFAKASKLAPWLAEPTVIASDPGTHPEPQAEAGVDVYAFTHNETSTGVAAPIRRVAGADSGALVLVDATSGAGGLPVDVSETDVYYFAPQKSFASDGGLWIGVFSPAAIERAERIHASGRHVPEFFSLPTAIDNSRKNQTYNTPALATLFLLNQQLEWINGQGGLAWSTARTKDSSTRLYSWAEESKHATPFVTDPAKRSQVIGTIDFSDDIDAAAIAKVLRANGIVDTEPYRKLGRNQLRVAMFPAIDPADVEALTKCIDYVIEKL
- a CDS encoding ATP-binding cassette domain-containing protein, with the translated sequence MSDDGYAVHAEGLEKRYGEKHALDGFDLAVREGTVHGLLGPNGAGKTTAVRILSTLIRLDGGRATVAGLDVVRHAREVRSRIGLTGQYAAVDEVLTGRQNLEMFGRLFHLGGKRAKQRAAELLAQFDLTDAADKGVGKYSGGMRRRLDLAASMILAPAVLFLDEPTTGLDPRSRGEVWESVRALVASGTTVLLTTQYLEEADKLASRITVIDQGRAIADDTPDGLKDRVGGDRIEVVVAERTDIPRVVKVVARVSDGEPEAEEGELRVHAPVVDRVSALTEVARTLQDEGVRVEDIGLRRPSLDDVFLRLTGHRTEKETAA
- a CDS encoding alpha/beta hydrolase, which encodes MTRSAVVLCGATVVLAGAVTAVPAEAGTSRTVSPAQAAAKVSWKKCGTDDYPTLQCGSVKVPLDYAHPKGRQITLALSRVPHTAKKYQGPLLVNPGGPGGSGLTLAGFVASNLPKAVAAQYDVIGFDPRGVGRSKPALDCVPGYFNPVRPPSVPSTPAIEKANLERAKSFAAACGRKYADVLPYINTINAVKDMDSIRRSLGAKKINYFGYSYGTYLGQVYAKLFPGNVRRLVLDSIVDPDGVWYDANISQDYAFDARQKALMEWIAKYDSTYKLGTDPARIEAKWYAMQAQLAKTPAGGKVGAAELEDTFIPGGYYNGYWPDLAKAFAAYVNDKNAAPLVEAYENLAAIDASGDNGYSIYTAVQCRDASWPRDWKQWQKDNWAVYKKAPFMAWSNAWYNAPCAFWPTKTLKPVNVANSKLPPVLLFQATNDAATPYQGGVTVHRLLKHSSLVVEQGGGNHGITLSGNACLDKYLAKYLTDGTVPRGHGTADAVCKKLPDPKPAAAQPTTASALTGASTPATATQGGDELHQLLGFRG
- a CDS encoding FAD-binding and (Fe-S)-binding domain-containing protein, whose amino-acid sequence is MTGLEAELRRAVRGDVGFDVTSRALTTMDASNYRRVPLGVVAPRDADDVAAVLEVCRSHGVPVVPRGGGTSIAGQATGTGVVLDFTRHMNQLVSLDPGARTAVVQPGLVLDRLQDAAAPHGLRFGPDPSTHSRCTLGGMIGNNSCGSHSVAWGTTADSVRELDVITARGQRLRLGQEWAGAPAGLRELVDGDLARLRTGFPDLPRRISGYALDALLPEHRADVARSFCGSEGTLGVLTEAVVRLVEAPRARALAVLGYADEGAAAEAAAGLLAHRPLTVEGMAADLVPSAAALPRGGAWLFVETGADSAAEARARAEEIVRAADVLDALVVTDPAGQRALWRIREDASGTATRMPDGSEAWPGWEDCAVPPRRLGAYLRDFRRLLGSHGLRGTPYGHFGDGCIHVRIDFDLLTEPGVARFRRFSEELADLVVAHGGSLSGEHGDGQARAELLPRMYGDELVALFERTKGVWDPDDLLNPGMLVRPAPLDTNLRFAVLPRKPVDVAFGYPADGGDFSAAVRRCVGVAKCRTTAVSGPAVMCPSFRATGEEAHSTRGRARLLHEMLAGAAGGLVTGGWRSTEVRDALDLCLSCKGCRSDCPVGVDMATYKAEFLHHHYAGRRRPAAHYSMGRLPVWLRLVDRLRLAPVVNALAAVRPLAAVAKRLGGIAAERRIPRLAPETFGRWLRRRNRTRMRAWTAEARAGGEPGLPRRMVFLWPDTFTEHLAPDVGRAAVRVLEAAGIGAVELPGRPWKVRRSEGGEVEGVGASASWGRPRVRACCGLTYLSTGQLDRARAVLRRTLDLVEPFLSAEWDDVTELPAFVVLEPSCAAALRTDLPELLHDDPRAARLASRVLTFAEALERLAPDWRPPALDRPVVGQTHCHQHAVLGDTADRRLREAAGLTGELTGGCCGLAGDFGFEKGHFEVSRACAEEQLLPSVRRAPEDAVVLADGFSCRTQLEQLAGVRGRHLAEVLAEGLDQQP